GAATCTGGGAATTAGAAATTTTAATGATGATGAGGTCGTGACATATGTTCGCCATGAACTGTATTCGACATATATTTGCATATGTTAATGTACCATCTTTTAAATGTTACTATTTTattctaattaattttttatatagtaTCTCGTCAAATATGAGTTAAACCAATCAATTACCCGAATTACTTACATTAATTCGAATATGGTTAAAGAACTTGAATGATACCTTGGTTCACCTGTCTTGCAAGTTGCAATCTCTTCACGAAAGAAAGATTCTTAGGACGAGCCCAATCAAAATCCAGAATCCCATTAGGTTCATACATATTAACTGTTCCTTCCCTAAGCATATAGCTTCCATGAATACCCCATAATGCCCACTCAATATCATTCTCCACTATAGCCGCCAAGAAGCAGCTCATATACCTGTTATCTGCCTCACTTGCACCTGTTTCATCTATACCCCATTCACTCAAGAACAAAGGGAATGAATTGTTTCCTCGGATCAAGAATAGGTAACTGTCCTCAGCACCTTGTAGCATATTTGCGCATACTAAGTTAGTTTGAGCCTCCCATTGTTTATCTGAGGTTCCGACCGTGTACCAATGTGCTTCAAACACTATTTTGTTGGCTATAGTCGTCCCAAATCTTTTCGATTTTAGAAATCCTAGGGTTGTGTCATAGTTTAGACCAGAGATAACTACGAGAAGATTAGGGTTTATTCTGTTGATGAGGGCGGCTCCTTGTTGCATGTACTTGTACCAATCCGGCTCGTTTTGTCTGTCACCTCGGAGCTCATTTCTTATGCTCATTGCTACAACCTAAAATATATATTCACGTTTTCAGAATTAAATATCTGAGAAAACTCTTCGAGACAAAGTTGCTCGTATCGCAATTGGGAAAATTGCATGCCTTATATAGccttttaaaattcaaataatctCTCCTGAAAACCCTTTTCGTCCACATATTTATTGTTGAAATCCCCTTTTATATATATGACATAAATTTAACTTGCATGTTTGAAAACAAAAAGGGGTTGTTACTCAAATTCTAACTTATCACATGATATTTTATAGCACATTCGGAATTCTATGAGGATTTGGAATTTTATCTAGAAAAATGGAATTAGATGCTaaagtataaaataaatatatagacATAAAATTACGCACATTGCACCTTCGGGATTTTATATCCCGTGTATCTTTGATCGATCTACTACATAGTTAAATTCTcggaaatattttaaaaaattcagaaTAATCTTATGAACTCACCGCGGGATTACCCTTGTACATGGTTGCAACTGCCTCCAATCCCTGTAACCATTCACTAGGATCAAAGTTAGCATCCCCGAAGAATCCATTGCCATCTCCTCCATTGCAACACCAGTTTGGCTCGCTGATATGGTTATCCACCACCAGAATCAGATCATTCCTCCCAAGTTCATCCACCACTGCTTTATGAACTTCAATCACATTCATGTTCAAAAACTGTGGATTGTTTTTAGCAACCCCGGCTTTCGCGTCTTTTAATCCTAGTTTATCAAGTGATTGTGAAACTGTGAGGTTACCATATTCAGGTCTTGTGATCATGAATGTAGGCCAGGTGAATCTCACACAGTTGAACCCGGTCGCCGTTATCTGTGATACTATGTAATTTAGGGGCTGTTTTTCGAGCCCTTCCGCGAAAGTTGGTTTTAAATGTGAGGCCCAATTCACGCAGGCGAGTTTCACCCGCTTTCCTGTTGCTTCATCTACTATCCATCTGGAGTTTGTTGAAAGAGGGAACGAATTGCAGAGTGCCGCTGTTTGCAGAAGAAGAAACACGAAAATAATTGCTTCTATGAACTTCATGATTTTGCAAAGAAGTGTGTTGTATCGGCCGGGTAGCATTTTTGCGTACTTATAGCACATGGAATTCAAAGGGTGTGATT
This window of the Primulina tabacum isolate GXHZ01 chromosome 4, ASM2559414v2, whole genome shotgun sequence genome carries:
- the LOC142542909 gene encoding glycosyl hydrolase 5 family protein-like, with the protein product MKFIEAIIFVFLLLQTAALCNSFPLSTNSRWIVDEATGKRVKLACVNWASHLKPTFAEGLEKQPLNYIVSQITATGFNCVRFTWPTFMITRPEYGNLTVSQSLDKLGLKDAKAGVAKNNPQFLNMNVIEVHKAVVDELGRNDLILVVDNHISEPNWCCNGGDGNGFFGDANFDPSEWLQGLEAVATMYKGNPAVVAMSIRNELRGDRQNEPDWYKYMQQGAALINRINPNLLVVISGLNYDTTLGFLKSKRFGTTIANKIVFEAHWYTVGTSDKQWEAQTNLVCANMLQGAEDSYLFLIRGNNSFPLFLSEWGIDETGASEADNRYMSCFLAAIVENDIEWALWGIHGSYMLREGTVNMYEPNGILDFDWARPKNLSFVKRLQLARQVNQDSDPKHPMSYVMFHPLTGQCVQVRETYIFLSECTTASRWEHQDDGPIKLVGSPQCLVVAEDGSTAHVSDDCTRNSSKWKIASRPRLHLAAQNGQGSYLCLENNAADATIVTKKCLCLGDDLADTPTCDKNPQVQWFKLVPINV